Below is a genomic region from Fusarium oxysporum Fo47 chromosome XI, complete sequence.
TACCTCATGCTTGCCTGTTTCGAACAATGCCTTGACAATGAGGCTCCCTAGATCGCCAGAACCGCCGGCCACTACGACGACAGACATGGTAACAGAGTGTTGTCACTGACCTGTTAAACAGcgcttgatgttgagagaGGAGCTTAACTTCTTTTGTGTGCAGATCTTGTCGTGCTGGACGTCCCCACGCCTTGCCTGGCCGTGTCAGCATTGAACGAGGCTTGCATTGATCCAGCAGACATGATTGGATCGTCGTCCTGTCGACGGCTCAATGAGGCTTGACCCTGGGTAAGTAACATCGACACTTGGCCAAAAGTGGGAAAAGTCAGGCAGCAACATGCATCAAGAGGGGCTCCTCTCCTTGGATCAGCAAGGCAACAGCACATAAATAGGGGATTAACCCACTAGATTGAAGGATAAAGAATGGTCTCACCCATTCGGGTTTTGCGACTTTACTTTGTCAGGAGGGGCTTTTCTCCTTTCGCGGCTGATGACTAGGCTAACTATAGGTTTTCTCTGTTGGTTCCCGTGTATAGCCTCACAATCTGGGACATTCAGGACGCATACAAGGAAAATGGGGAATATACGATGTTTATTGCCAACTTTTCTAATAGCATTGGTCGCTCTTTGTGTGACTGTATGACATGTACTGCCCGCTAAGCTAGATAGCGACCAAGAAAATGATCCAAATAATCCGTTTTCCCAATCTCTACTCCAGAGTTCCTGAGGATATCATAGGCAGTGACCACATGAAAGTACATGTTGGGGATCGCGAAGCCGTTAAGGAAGCCATATGCCGACGAGGTTTTCTTTTCCACGGGCCCCATGTTCCAAGTAACTTCAGCGGTCGGGTCAACAAGCTTCTGCCGGTCGACTCTTTTAACCATGTCCCGCACGGCATCGACATGCCTGCGAAGGTCGTCGAGAGTCTTGAGGTCGCCAGGTTGTACAACTAGGGCTGATGGAGGCTGGATACCGCCCAGGTGGGCAGCAATCGAAAGGGCCATGTTGGAGGCAATATAGACTTGAACCGCGAAGGGGAACATGTCTGGGGCGAGACTGGCGGTAACGAGCGTATCGACTGAGGTCTTGGATTGAGCAGCATGAGCTTCCATCTTGTCAAAAAGGTGACTGAGGGCGTCTAGAGAGGCGAGGGCATGGGGAATGGCGCCATCGTAGAGAGAAAATGTATGCATATTGGTAGTATGTGCCTCACAAGGTGGGAATAAAGAGTAGGTTCGAGATTTACAAGTTGTACAACTTGGATTCTTGCAAAGGTgacccaagaagaagagaggccGAAGCAACTGGTTGTTCTTATGTCGCTGCCGCTTCTCTCGATCCACAAGAAAGCTGTGGATTTCCCTCAGCTTCGGAGGCACTCTCCCAGGTTCAATCGTACTCGGGATATATTGCCTATTTCATCTTTCAATTCATGATTTTCCCATGTCCAAATACCTCTTGGTATGAATATGAGCATGACCTCCGCTTTGTAATCGCTTGTAAGGAGAAATGGGACCCTTTGGTGTCTCTTTACGAAACCAAGATTCTTGCTTAGACGAGACAGCTGAATGCACCAACTCTTGCCTTGCCGGCTGTACTCATCGCGATCTCAATTAGAGTTCAGGTGTGCCTGGGGGTTTCATTCAGCGAGTCGATGAACAAGGAACAGACGAACACGCGTCAGTGAGAGCTTCGGCCAATATACATAAGGATCCGAGCCATcgaatggtgttgaagcGGATCGCCGATTCGGGGTCTTCCCTCACCGAGAGCCTCCACTAGCACCTCACCGACGGCTCGTCGGCCGACATCCGTGCCTCCCCTTGATGGCCTCTACGGAACCTGTCCGATGTACGTTCGAAGATTGCAAGGATTCGCAAAAGCCTTGGGATCCTCGGATGATCATGTTGTGTTTGGCCAGGTCAACACGCCGCATGGTGGCAGTGGTCTCGACCACGGACGGGATGGTGGTCTGGAAGCTCGCTGGAGGGGTTTACATGGCAGAAGATTACCCCTGCAAAGCCCATTATTCAACCATGGATTAACCAGCGGGCCTTGAAGAGTTTGGAAGTCTACCGAGCTAACCTCCCACGTGGTctaagaaaaaaaataagaCACCAAAAGGGTATAGTACCTCTAAGTCTCAGAAAATACTCTTGTTttaacgtacatgataagcgagtgtctcAGACAAGCGGGTGTCTCACTATACTGTGCTACCTAAAAACAGCTTACCCTATAACACTTTTTTAGCTAAAATAGAATAATAGAAAATATTAAAAACTATAGTTTTAAGTAGTATAGCTTTTAaaactaagatattatttttgagatttttttatatattatattatataaaaaacctGCTAAAATACAGTATAAATAGATTTTCTTTAATAACTCTATAAATAGGTTAGCTATAATTCtcttataaagtatatagctttcttatatagttaaaagtAAGTTATACAGCTTTTAGCTTTTTTAGACTTAGCCtgaattatatataagttttgAAAAGTCAGCTTTTTAGGTGTAAAGTGACGTGAgacactcgcttgtctgagacactcgcttatcatgtacgttata
It encodes:
- a CDS encoding uncharacterized protein (domain of unknown function-domain containing protein), with translation MHTFSLYDGAIPHALASLDALSHLFDKMEAHAAQSKTSVDTLVTASLAPDMFPFAVQVYIASNMALSIAAHLGGIQPPSALVVQPGDLKTLDDLRRHVDAVRDMVKRVDRQKLVDPTAEVTWNMGPVEKKTSSAYGFLNGFAIPNMYFHVVTAYDILRNSGVEIGKTDYLDHFLGRYLA